Below is a genomic region from Neomonachus schauinslandi chromosome 2, ASM220157v2, whole genome shotgun sequence.
GCAGGCTGCCTTGACTTTACCTATAGATCAGTgtcaaactcaaaaaaaaaaatctatttaggcCATGAAGACATTTTAACTCTCAGAAAGATGTCAGGATAAATCTACCATAAGGAAGATTTCAAGAAGTGGCTAATGTCATCTGGCAAAAGAAAGGATTGGCTGGGGAgtggagaggtgggagagggaccTATGTTTTTTTACAAAACTGATTTGGATGAGGTATCCTAGTCCCTAATCAACTTTCCAAGAATGGTACATGATCTTATGCCGCATCACTACCTCTCCTGTCATTATCCCTGGTGGAGTTAATAAGCTGTGAACTATAACCCACAAAGATGAGGAATCCTTTTCTCTCTGAAAACTCTGAGAAAGCGGTTATTCTGTCagtcattaagaaaaaataagtcaacTCCATTACCAGCATTTGGTCAATCCTGACTATTTCTGCAGAGGCCTCTGGTgtgattaaaaacagaaaaaaatgtcaaactaGATTTCTTAAGAACTTGTGCTAAGATGGTActgtgattcttttaaaaaatttgtaagtGGTTGTTATATTGGAGTCCTAAAAGTGTACACTGATTTTACATTATAAGCCACatcaaaaaaatcattcttcacaggcaattttaaaaataaaactaaaaaaaattttaaactcagaCTGCTCAATTTGTTGGAAGATGGGTTTTCCCTACATTGTAAACAATATCTATTATTTGCAATATCTATTGTTTGCAAACAATAGTTAATGCTTTCATCTTAAACCTCTATAAGTCGAGTAAAGCGTAGACTAGACCtgaggaattctttttaaagttatattaatatttaatatctacTGATAGAatacaggtatttttttaaaagccctgcTATAATGCAGAGCTATAAGTTTACGAATTAGGTGTAGACAATTGTTTGGTTAATAGTGACAGAGGCTAGGATAGAGGCTATGGGTAAGAGGTTCAAGTTTCCATGGTTTTCAGAGGAAAATGAACGGAATCTAGACATGTTTGTTCTATAGCTTAAtaaatcagggggcgcctgggtggctcagtttgttaagcgactgccttcagctcaggtcatgatcctggagtcccgggatcgagtcccgcatcgggctccctgctcggcggggagtctgcttctccctctgaccctcctccctctcatgctctctgtctctcattctctctctctcaaataaataaaaataaaatctttaaaaaaataaataaataaataaataaataaatcagcacAGCGTTCCGCAGTGTCTAGTCCAGTAACATGAAGAGTGCAGTTCGGCACACTAATAGCAGGAGTGGGAGGTGGCGAAAAGTAACCACCACGGCCCAAGATACCAGGGCTAACTGAAAAGTCATCTTGACACTTCAGTCTACGTTTTGCGGGACTAGAAGCCTCCAGGACTACTCCATCGCGGCTGCCGCCTAGATGGGCCCAACCCAGAGCCAAACAGGCGCTCACCTGGGGGGCGACCGGGCGCATACCTGGCCGGCGGGGGGCGCCCAcgtcccctctccccacccggGCGGATCTGCCCTCCTCCGCCCTTTTTCGCCACCATCTCCACCCCTTTCCCATCCATCTGCATTGAACCAAGGGCAGGGACTAGGGAGGACGAACAGAGTACGGTGAGGAAAACCATTCCCGCAACCCGCCGCActacttcctcccaccccacagcGGGTGCAAAGCCACACCGCCTCTCCTACGCCTCATGTCTCTGGTACAAGGTAtgcaacacttaaaaaaatgtttttaattgcttttaagcACAAGTCACTTCCCCGCTCCCTTCCGCCCCTCACCTTCACGAAAGCAATCGGGGTTGTGGTACCTTCGATATCTAACAGGATCACAGTGACTTCGGCGGGCACGGAAAGCACGACCATTTCCCTACCGGATGCAACTACCGGAATCGGCCTACTGTAAGGAAGGGCGGAGGGCGGCGCAGACTGCGCCCCCAGCACAGTCCTGGGCTTCCGACAGCCCCGCAAGAATCTCCCACCCGGCAGCCGCGTGCGCTTCACAGCACGAGGAACAGGGCCACCTCCGCGCCCCTGAAGGTGGATAAGACGGCCGCACAGGCGCCCTGAACTACCTAGCTGCCTAGGGCCGGAGGCCGAGACCACGTGGGCAGGGAAAAGGGGCGGCCTTCGCGTAGTtccgagggggtggggggaggtaaaGGCGTCGACGCCGATTGGCCACCAGAGAGCCTCGAACCCGATCCGTCAAAATGGGCCTCGCGTGGGCGGGAACAAAGAAGCGAACGCGGGAGCCGGGTGCGCGGGCGCGCGCGCCCTCTCCGCAGACTGGTTGAGCGAGCGGGAGAGGCCCGGGGCACGTGCAGACGGGAGCCCCGCGAGTGGCGCGCCGGGGATGTGAGTGCCCCTTGCCCTCTACGGCACctagccccctccccgcccactgCCTCCACTTTTGCGTATTTACAGTAACCTGATCGGGCTCGCGCCCCTCCTCCCGTCCTCAGCCAGCAAAAGAGGCCGTGCCGGGACTGGTTTGCCTGACTGCGTTGGCCCGGGCTCCGGCCGATCGGTTAGGGAGGCCCGCCGCGCCTCCTCCGCCCGCGCGCCTGCCGCGGTAGCGGAAGAGGCACCCGCGCCGCGCCGCTGTTTGGAGGGGCCGCCGTGCGCCCGCTTCCTGTTCGGCTGGTTCCAACCAGCTCGAGGACAAAACACGCGTGCGCGCGGCAGACGGGCGGGCGGGTGCGCTCGCTGTCTCAGCCGCCGGCGCCGGGCGCAGTCCACCTTTTTCCGGAGCACCCCGGCCACGGTGCTAATCGATAGCAGCAGCAGCCGCCACCGCAGCAGTCCGCACTGGGGGACCGAGGGCTTTGGAAAAAGGCGGGGTTGACGGCTCTTTGCTAGGAGTGGGCTGGACCGGACGCCAGAGACAAAGGCTCTCAAGACAAGAGGGACTGTGGCCCTGCGACGGCGCTGCTCGGGATTTTTGACCCCAGGACTTTTCGCCCCTTCGTTTTTCTCTTCTGACGCTTCTCTCATCTTAAGCCCGCGTCCCCTCACCCACGACCTCGCTCCTCACCGGGAGGGCCGCGATGGAGGTCCCGCCCCGGCTTTCCCATGTGCCGCCGCCATTGTTCCCCTCCGCTCCCGCTACTTTAGCCTCCCGCAGCCTTTCCCATTGGCGGCCGCGGCCGCCGCGGCAGCTCGCCCCGCTCCTCCCTTCGCTCGCTCCCAGCTCCGCCCGGCAGGGGGCGCGCCGGGCCCAGCGCCACGTCACCGCCCAGCAGCCCTCCCGATTGGCGGGCGGGGCGGCTATAAAGGGAGGGCGCAGGCGGCGCCCGGATCTCTTCCGCCGCCATTTTAAATCCAGCTCCATACAACGCtccgccgccgctgctgccgcGACCCGGACTGCGCGCCAGCACCACACGGCCGACAACTCCGCCACCATGGAGGATATGAACGAGTACAGCAACATAGAGGAATTCGCAGAGGGATCCAAGATCAACGCGAGCAAGAATCAGCAGGATGACGGGTACCGCACGcttctcctcttttccccctcccccagcgcgCCGCACGCGCCCTTCATCCCTCGGGAGCCGCGTGCTGCCCCGGTTCTTGCCCCGAGTCGATTCTCCGCGTGCCCGCTGGGCCGCACTAGcttggagggaagaggaaagtaGGAGACGGAGGGGGTGCCTCGAGAGGCCCGcggaaggtgggggaagggcggAGGAGTTGGAGGAGGAGGGCGGCGGCGTCTATGTCCCGAGTGCGCAGGCGCCGCGTGGGGCCCGAGGGGGAGGGGCCGGCCTCGCTGCGCCACATGCTGCAGCTGCCGCCGCCTTTTTATTGTGTCTGTGTTAGGGCCCCCCGCACAGTTTTACTGGGGAGAGTTTAGGGAATTCTTAGTTTGGGAATCAGTGTGTGACTGGTTCCCGGATCCCCAGAACGCGTTATGAGTTTTTTTAGGTGGAACATAGCCTTGACAGCTGTGGAAGGGGGTTGACCTAAGTTGTGAGGGATCGGGTTAGGAAGTTGGATTTTTAATACTAAATCAATGTAGAACTAACTTGGTTGGCCTCGCTTAAATTTCGTATTAAGCAGTATGGTGAGCAAAATGTCCACTTTTTCGAATAAGTGACCTCGATGGAATTTGGGGGGTTTTGTGGTCTTTTGTTTATATGTGATGTGTACACACAGATTGAATTACTTGCATATACGGTtaaacgcccccccccccagttatTTCGTAGTTCAACATAATTCCAGAACTGAAGTAATCCTTGAGGTGCtgctaatctttttttaaaaaataactttatttctaGTAAAATGTTTATTGGAGGCTTGAGCTGGGATACAAGCAAGAAAGATCTGACTGAATATTTGTCTCGATTTGGGGAAGTTGTAGACTGTACAATTAAAACAGATCCAGTGACTGGAAGATCAAGAGGATTTGGATTTGTGCTTTTCAAAGATGCTGCTAGTGTTGATAAGGTAGGAGCAGGTACTTTGCATTGTGCTGCTTCTGTGTGCTTTTTTTGCAAGTTGGGGGTTTGATTGTATGTTGgcaaattaaatacatttgtcTTCTAGGTTTTGGAACTGAAAGAACACAAATTGGATGGCAAATTGATAGACCCCAAAAGGGCCAAAGCTTTAAAAGGGAAAGAACCTCCCAAAAAGGTTTTTGTGGGTGGATTGAGCCCAGATACTTCTGAAGaacaaattaaagaatattttggagCCTTTGGAGAGGTGCGCTGTGTGATTACGTTTATATGTTTCATACTTGGTGTGTTTATGTAATGTTAATCCCCAGCTTTTTACAGAACAAATTGATTTGTCAGGTGAGGAAGAGGTTAAATTAACTGTTCAGGTCCCTTCTAGTCACTGTACCTTAATTGCTGTTTTTTCTGTCCTGTGATGGAAATAAACATCTTAATTTATTTTGGCCAAAATACAGGTGCTTTGGGGTGGTCAGTGTTTGGACTTGACTAGTGGCATCTGTTAGGTACAAAATAATACTAAGTTTTGTTCTCTGCTTCACAGATGAACCTTTGTGGTGCGATGTTGATAATAAAATATGAGTTTTTATACAGAAGCAATCTGACTACAGTAATATGCAGCATGTTATATTGACGCTTGAAGGGGACCGGGGACCTTTGGTGTTGTAATACCTTCTGGTAGTTTTTATCATTGCTGGATGATCTCGAGTGTGCTTCTTGGTTTCAGATTGAAAATATTGAACTTCCCATggatacaaaaacaaatgaaagaagaggattttgtTTTATCACATATACAGACGAAGAGCCAGTAAAGAAATTGTTAGAAAGCCGATACCATCAAATTGGTTCTGGGAAGGTAAAGCCATTTTGCtcttattaaatgaaaatttgaaggtggtttgttttcttcagaCGAGATTTCTCAGTTTgttttgagaagaataaaatggCTTGACATTTCAGTAAAAAAGGTGTTTTAATGTGTTTATAGTGTGAAATCAAAGTTGCACAACCCAAAGAGGTATACAggcagcaacagcaacaacaaaaaggaggaagaggtgcTGCAGCTGGTGGACGAGGTGGTACTAGGGGTCGTGGACGAGGTGAGGCTTCATTCTTTGGAACTTAATCCTTTGAAAATGACCCCTTGGTTTAAGGTATAAACTGCTAAATAGGAATAAGCCCATGAGAAAGTAAAGCCAGATTTTCAACATAAAAAATGCTCAAGTTAGTGGATGGGTTTTTGTTACTTAGTTTACTGGTTTCACCTCTTCGAAGAATGGTCCCTCTGACAGTGTccttttttaatgggaaaataatgcCAATTTAACGTAGTTATGATTACATGAAAACACCATGGCATGCTGGGTTTTTGGGGACAGGAGTTCTTGTTTTAAAACTAAACAGCCTACTTGTCTTCACCTTTGTTCtgatttttccattaaatttagGAAACTTGATAATTGGCAAACAAATTGGACTTTCTGCCCCTTTTTATGAcaactggaaaaataattttctcagatGACTATATAGATATTTATTCCACTTGTTTAAGATTTTCAGAGTGAGGGACAGGAACACAACATTTTGTGTTAGGATTGGGGACCAGAAGTTGTTATCTAACAATCGTTGTGCATTGTTTCAGGTCAGGGCCAAAACTGGAACCAAGGATTTAATAACTATTATGATCAAGGATATGGAAATTACAATAGTGCCTATGGTGGTGATCAAAACTATAGTGGCTATGGCGGCTATGATTATACTGGGTATAACTATGGGAACTATGGATATGGACAGGGATATGCAGACTACAGTGGTAAGAATATTTAACTTAATTTCATAAACCAATGGTATTAAAATTCCATGTTAAAAGTACAATCCCATTCTGAAATTGTTTGTGTGTGGGTTTTCCGTTCTTGAAGTGTTGGAGTTAAGCTTTTAGGCATTTGATAGTTACCGGGTGATTATACTAATGTAAAAACTTGGGTGGTTAGAATATGTGATACATGACTAGTTTATAATGCCTATTTAAGATATCTGATAATTTTAACATTTGGCATGCAGAGTTGTACATGTTTAATAGCTTTAAAAAGTACTTATAATGAAACCATTTTGTAGAAAACTATCTTAatataatttttgtgtatttccaaACTAGGCCAACAGAGCACTTATGGCAAGGCGTCTCGAGGGGGTGGCAATCACCAAAACAATTACCAGCCATACTAAAGGAGGACGTTGGAGAAAACAGGTGTGTGTACGAGTACAAGAAACCAGTGGAAAtgtctaatttaatttaaagatcaatagacaaatgaaaaataagtaaaaacaatatTACGTAGTCTGTTTTTactaaattgttaattttttaattgctttatgaGCCTGTTTTGCCTAAAGTGTCTATAGATCTTTAACTTTAAAGTCTTATCTCACTTTCTTTAGTACTACAGAAAAACTTAAgagtttttctgtttgctttgtgTACCAGGTGGTCTAGAGGAATAATTAAACTTTTTTAGAACTATTAACAGGTAAAGTACTGAAATGGGTACAACTTAAGGAAAACAAGAATGTTGTCTTCTAACTCTGACATTATACCTTGTTTGTACCCGCCAGCGGGAACTTCATTGCAGGCCGTGTGTCACCCTGACCACGTCTATCTCTGGGGGTCGCACGTTGCGGGCAGAGCGCAAGGCATACACCAGAAAACGCTGTCCTGTGGTATGGTCTCTTCCAACTTCATGTACCAGCGTAAAGATTAAAGTGGAAAACTTCAGACTTTggcttcttttttaatctttttgaagaTTAAGTGTCTAAACTTAACTTAAATGGTTTTTTACAGGAGTTAAAGTACATAAATGCCTTTTTACAGCTTAATCATTTTGGTCTTCTGTTTAGTGTTGTATTTCAATTGTGGAGCCTCATTTTAAGTGTTCATTCTTTAAGATTTaatgcttgctttttctttttatagctaaTAGTGAAATCTACAAACCAAAACAAGAACTTTAAAATCTGGGATATAAATTAAAGATCATATGCACACAGAAATTTGTTGTCTTACAATATAATAAGCCTATTAGAAATCCATTTTTGTAAGAGCGTTTTTTTGGCTTACTAGAGATATTTCTAGTAGACCTTAATCTAGCACAGTTCAATCTGTGAATATGGGAAGATTGCATTCCCTAATTCCttaactaaatttaaatttagtatCATTTGGGAACTCCAGGGTGAATTTATTAATGACCCAAATTACATTTTGCCATTGAACATGCATGTGATCTTTAAttattgaagaaaagaataaattgagGACTTAAAACAATTCATGAAAATGGACCTTTGAAAGCTTTTAGAGTTGCACAAATCtaattgctattttgtttttgtttttaggaggAGATTGCTAAAGTTAACCCATCTTGCAGGACGACATTGAAGATTGGTCTTCTGTTGATCTAAGATGATTATTTTGTAAAAGACTTTCTAGTGTACAAGACACAACTGTGTCCAACTGTATATAGCTGCCaattagttttctttgtttttactttgtcttttgcTATCTGTGTTATGACTCGATGTGGATTTGtgtttatacaaattttatttgtatgattccatgttAAACCTCAAATAAATGCTTCCTTATGTGATTGTTTTTCTGCGTCAGGTACTAAATAGCTCTGTAaaagtgtaatttaaaataagcaataatTAAGGCACAGTTTATTTTGTAGGGAGTATTGGTCCATAGGGAGAAACTGTGGTCCTTTATGAATAGCCAGCTACAGTGTCCCCCTGTTCCCCATTTTTGTTAGATGTATACTAAGGTTCTGTTTCCCTGCTAAATGAGGTTTCTATCACACCTTTAACCTTTCTTTGTATATCTGGAGACCTTGTCCTAGGGTTGTCATTAGTGGAAGCTTTCTAGCAGACCATGAATCTTCTGGACTATGTCTTGGAAAAGTGCACCTTTCTGGCACAAAGCATGTTGGTAGCTCCTTTCATGAATAGAAAAGATTGTGCTTTGTTCCTGTCTCTGGGAAGCCATTTATTAAAGATACACTACATCAGAATCAGTGGTCTGCTAGAAAGAGCTTTGGCTAATCATAATACCATAACtttgttttcttgattaaaatgTCCAGATATACCCAGGGAAAAGGCCCTGTTAAACTGTGTATAGGAGCTACAATTTAAAACAGTTAAATTTTAACAAGCATTTTGGCAGATAGGTATGAGGTTAAAATTTGAGCAAAAGTTAGATTGAGGTATTTGAAGTAGTGGCTGAGGGAATTAGGTGTATTCTGTTGGTATTGTCACAGCAAGCACCAAACTgaacaaaatgttttctattgGGGCATTTTTAGGAAGCTATATTGGGTGTTAACTGTTAATGTGATGTGAGTTCTTAGAAAAAGTCATGGTAGtagatttcatcatttttaatgcaTTAGTGCATGAGCTGGGTAGTTAAGCATACCCAGATTCGGACATAGGAAGGAGTAGTAGGGAAAagtatactttaaattttatgtatgtctGTGCAAATCTAAGTGACTAAGTCATTAAAATATCTTCCTGGTGCATCAGAAAGCAGTTTTAGCCCTAGATTTGGGAGAATTTCCTGGGTAAACTCAAGTTTTGAATTTTACATTCAGTGTAATTGGATTTAAGGTTTTGAAGTTTTGTGTTCTGTGGTTCCACATTAGCCTCTAGGATTGATTGGCATACGTGTTCACATGCAGAGTAGTTCACTTCACCTTCAaccaaatgtaaatttttttatgcTGTTGAACCtgccttttgtttatttggtGCCTGCAACTTTCTTTGTTGAATGATGTTTGTACTTGCTGGCTATCAAGTTACAATGCACTTGGCCTCCTTTTGCTCCTGTTTTGCTGTTTGACCTTAAACCTAGGCCAAGTACCAATGTTGGTTATTGCAAGGGACtgtttattatttcaacatgCAACCTTAGGGAACAAGggagattttcattttaagttgTTGTCAAAATCTATAGGCGCAGTGTCTTCTAAGGCAGTGAATCCTGTTCAAATTTATGATTAGGTGAGAAGTTGACATTGAGATTGTCCTTTCCCTgatcaaaaatgaataaaggctttttaaacaaaatccaaGCTTTTCAATCAAGTCTTGATATATATGACTTTGAAGAAATACACTACATCTAGAGATTATTGTCTGAGATGTATGAAGAACTGAAAgtaagaatgcatttttttttccccaaagggcTTTGGACTTTAAATTCAGATTTTAGGCTCTGTGAGTGCCAActgatgtaaattttaaatatagcaaGGCTAAGCTGTAGGACTTCATTTGGATGAATGATAGTTACCAAGGTGTCATCCTGAAGTATTCATTTAGAACTAAGTAATTTGACAAATTAATTGGAGGCGTGAGGGTGGAGATTCTGAGGTCCTGTGTATCTGAGCCTGTGTATCTTGTTAAATGTGCTTCCTGAATGGTTTTGACTGAGTTCTGTGTGGTGTTACTCATAATAGAAACGTCTATCCTGCAGTCTCATAGTTATGTTTGTAAGATTAAGACTAAGATGTCTGTTGGGATACTAACGTGGATAAGCAGAGCTTTTATTCCATTCCCTGTTGGTGACAGGGACTGGATTTTTGCTAATTGTAAattttaatacttaatttttaatatctgaaaatttaATCACTACCCATTACCAGGACTTTTTACTAGGATGTCAACCACAGGATGCTAAGTTTCACTGATTAAAAGTGATTCAAGGACACTGCAGGTGTACTGCAACTTTTTTGTTAACCTTTTCTATGAAGTCATTTGAAAATACTGTCATAAAAATATGGGTTGTTTTAGGGTTAGTTGGGGTTTTGTATTTTTGTCTCGAAATAGTTTAATTGGATGTGGAATTTTAACGAATTTGGTtgaatggcaaaaaataaaaattcaccttTGACTTCTCAACCACTGCTTTTTATAAACTAGGGTAGAGCATAGTGCATTCCTGGGGTTACAGGGTGATGTACATTCTGAAGACTTGATTTATGTTTAAGTGGCAGCATAATCTGGTTTTATTCTTTCAGTACTCATTTAAGAGGTGTAGCCCTTGGGCACCTGATTGGCTTAGTGGAGCATgtgccttgatcttggagttttaagtttgagcccaatgttgggtatagagattacttttggacaatcttcaaaaaaaaaagatgtacctCCATTTGGGGGGAGGTATATCTTGATCTCAGAGGGTGTTGGGACTGACTTGTAGTTTGAAAAAGGGTATTCAGTGTACTCCCGATTTGTTACTTTAAATGTAGAAATTTCAAATAACAATGTTTTAAGGTTTGGGTTTGTCAAAGGCCAACACAAATGAGAAGTATGTGAGAAACACTATCTTGCAGACAAGTTTCCTTATGCTACTGTAGTGGTT
It encodes:
- the HNRNPDL gene encoding heterogeneous nuclear ribonucleoprotein D-like; amino-acid sequence: MEVPPRLSHVPPPLFPSAPATLASRSLSHWRPRPPRQLAPLLPSLAPSSARQGARRAQRHVTAQQPSRLAGGAAIKGGRRRRPDLFRRHFKSSSIQRSAAAAAATRTARQHHTADNSATMEDMNEYSNIEEFAEGSKINASKNQQDDGKMFIGGLSWDTSKKDLTEYLSRFGEVVDCTIKTDPVTGRSRGFGFVLFKDAASVDKVLELKEHKLDGKLIDPKRAKALKGKEPPKKVFVGGLSPDTSEEQIKEYFGAFGEIENIELPMDTKTNERRGFCFITYTDEEPVKKLLESRYHQIGSGKCEIKVAQPKEVYRQQQQQQKGGRGAAAGGRGGTRGRGRGQGQNWNQGFNNYYDQGYGNYNSAYGGDQNYSGYGGYDYTGYNYGNYGYGQGYADYSGQQSTYGKASRGGGNHQNNYQPY